Proteins from one Bos taurus isolate L1 Dominette 01449 registration number 42190680 breed Hereford chromosome 7, ARS-UCD2.0, whole genome shotgun sequence genomic window:
- the JUND gene encoding transcription factor JunD (The RefSeq protein has 1 substitution compared to this genomic sequence) yields the protein METPFYGDEALSGLGGGGSSSGGGGSFASPGRLFPGAPPTAAPGSMMKKDALTLSLSEQVAAALKPAAAPPPGPLRTDGAPGTAPPDGLLASPELGLLKLASPELERLIIQSNGLVTTTPTSTQFLYPKVAASEEQEFAEGFVKALEDLHKQNQLSAGAASAAAAAGGPSGTAAGAAPPSELAPAAATPEAPVYANLSSYAGGTGSAGGAATVAFAAEPVPFPPPPPPGTLGPPRLAALKDEPQTVPDVPSFGESPPLSPIDMDTQERIKAERKRLRNRIAASKCRKRKLERISRLEEKVKTLKSQNTELASTASLLREQVAQLKQKVLSHVNSGCQLLPQHQVPAY from the coding sequence ATGGAAACACCCTTCTACGGCGATGAGGCGCTGAGCGGCCTGGGCGGCGGCGGCAGTAGCAGTGGCGGCGGTGGCAGCTTCGCGTCCCCGGGTCGTCTGTTCCCCGGGGCGCCCCCGACGGCGGCGCCCGGCAGCATGATGAAGAAAGACGCGCTGACGCTGAGCTTGAGCGAACAGGTGGCGGCAGCTCTCAAGCCCGCGGCCGCGCCGCCCCCGGGCCCCTTGCGCACCGACGGCGCCCCGGGCACGGCGCCCCCCGACGGTCTGCTTGCCTCGCCCGAGCTGGGGCTGCTCAAGCTCGCTTCGCCCGAGCTCGAGCGCCTCATCATCCAGTCCAACGGGCTGGTTACCACCACGCCGACGAGCACGCAGTTCCTCTATCCCAAGGTGGCGGCCAGCGAGGAGCAGGAGTTCGCCGAGGGCTTCGTCAAGGCCCTAGAGGACTTACACAAGCAAAACCAGCTGGGCGCGGGCGCGGCCTCCGCTGCAGCCGCCGCCGGGGGACCTTCGGGCACGGCTGCGGGCGCCGCGCCTCCCAGCGAGCTGGCCCCAGCGGCGGCCACGCCCGAGGCGCCCGTCTACGCGAACCTGAGCAGCTACGCGGGCGGCACCGGGAGTGCTGGGGGTGCTGCGACGGTCGCCTTCGCCGCGGAGCCTGTGCCCTTCCCACCGCCGCCACCCCCAGGCACGTTGGGGCCACCGCGCCTGGCCGCGCTCAAGGATGAACCGCAGACGGTGCCCGACGTGCCGAGCTTCGGCGAGAGCCCGCCGCTGTCGCCCATCGACATGGACACGCAAGAGCGCATTAAGGCAGAGCGCAAGCGGCTGCGCAACCGCATCGCTGCCTCCAAGTGCCGCAAGCGCAAGCTGGAGCGCATCTCGCGCCTCGAGgagaaagtgaagacgctcaagAGCCAGAACACGGAGCTGGCGTCCACAGCGAGCCTGCTGCGCGAGCAGGTGGCGCAGCTCAAGCAGAAGGTCCTCAGCCACGTCAACAGCGGCTGCCAGCTGCTGCCCCAGCACCAGGTGCCCGCGTACTGA